Proteins encoded by one window of Flagellimonas lutaonensis:
- the folE gene encoding GTP cyclohydrolase I FolE, which translates to MKVREPLEEQYDNLGDDHLGSSEETPLRKDAFLLDDDEKIERIEKNIREIMLTLGLDLDDDSLNGTPKRVAKMYVKEIFAGLHPKRRPKSSTFDNKYKYGEMLVEKNITVYSTCEHHLLPIVGKAHIAYISNGTVVGLSKMNRIVDYFAKRPQVQERMNIQIVKELQKVLGTEDVACVIDAKHLCVNSRGIRDVDSSTVTAEYGGKFKEEGVRREFLDYINLETEF; encoded by the coding sequence ATGAAAGTACGCGAACCCTTGGAAGAACAATACGACAATTTGGGCGATGACCACTTGGGGTCATCCGAGGAAACCCCGTTGCGAAAAGATGCCTTTTTGCTTGATGATGATGAAAAGATTGAGCGAATAGAAAAGAACATTCGTGAAATAATGTTGACCCTTGGGCTCGACCTTGACGATGACAGTCTCAACGGTACCCCAAAAAGGGTCGCCAAAATGTATGTAAAGGAAATATTCGCCGGATTGCATCCGAAGAGAAGGCCCAAATCATCCACTTTCGACAACAAGTACAAGTATGGTGAAATGTTGGTTGAAAAAAACATCACTGTCTATTCCACCTGCGAGCACCATCTGTTGCCCATTGTGGGAAAGGCCCATATTGCCTATATCTCAAACGGTACTGTAGTTGGACTTTCAAAAATGAACCGCATTGTCGACTATTTTGCAAAGCGGCCCCAGGTTCAAGAACGTATGAACATACAAATTGTCAAAGAACTTCAAAAAGTACTGGGCACCGAAGATGTTGCCTGCGTTATCGATGCTAAGCACCTTTGTGTCAATTCAAGGGGCATACGAGATGTTGACAGCAGCACCGTAACGGCTGAATATGGCGGCAAGTTCAAAGAAGAGGGGGTCAGAAGAGAATTTTTGGACTATATCAATCTAGAAACCGAATTTTAA
- the cysS gene encoding cysteine--tRNA ligase — MQLFKSQVLKVTNSLTGKKEVFKPLKEGYVGMYVCGPTVYSNVHLGNCRTFISFDMIFRYLRYLGYKVRYVRNITDAGHLENDADEGEDKIAKKAKLEQIEPMEVVQRYTVDFHETLQKFNLLPPSIEPTATGHIIEQIEIIKDILKKGYAYEVNGSVYFDVIKFNESNEYGKLSGRKLEDMIANTRELTAQDEKKNPQDFALWKKAEPQHIMRWPSPWGDGFPGWHLECTAMSTKYLGETFDIHGGGMDLKFPHHECEIAQAEASYGVSPVNYWLHANMLTLNGKKMSKSTGNNIYPNEIFSGQNNILSKPYSPSVVRFFMMQAHYSSILDLSDEALQASEKGYKRLIEGLAMLDHLSTANSSGFDVGAWRQQCFEAMNDDFNSPVLIAHLFEAVKQINLVKDGKQTLTADDKKLLRETLHGFVFEVLGLENEQQAKGNSEILNGVVQLLIEMRNNARASKDFATSDRIRDELAALGVQLKDGKEGTTYTINNG, encoded by the coding sequence ATGCAGCTGTTTAAGAGTCAAGTCTTAAAAGTCACCAATTCACTTACAGGAAAAAAAGAGGTATTCAAGCCGTTGAAAGAGGGCTACGTGGGCATGTACGTCTGTGGTCCAACGGTATACAGCAACGTACATTTGGGCAACTGCCGCACCTTTATCTCTTTTGATATGATCTTTCGTTACCTGCGCTACCTTGGCTACAAGGTCAGGTATGTTCGGAATATTACCGATGCGGGCCATCTTGAGAACGATGCAGATGAAGGGGAGGACAAGATTGCCAAAAAAGCAAAATTGGAACAAATAGAACCCATGGAGGTGGTACAGCGCTATACGGTAGACTTTCATGAAACACTGCAAAAATTCAACTTGTTGCCCCCTAGTATTGAGCCCACGGCAACAGGCCACATCATCGAGCAGATCGAGATCATCAAAGACATACTCAAAAAAGGCTATGCCTACGAGGTGAACGGCTCTGTTTATTTTGATGTCATCAAATTCAACGAATCAAACGAATACGGAAAGCTCAGTGGCCGAAAGCTGGAGGACATGATAGCAAACACCCGCGAGCTGACAGCACAAGACGAAAAGAAAAACCCACAAGACTTTGCCCTTTGGAAAAAAGCAGAACCCCAGCACATCATGCGTTGGCCCTCACCCTGGGGCGATGGTTTTCCGGGTTGGCATTTAGAGTGTACCGCCATGAGCACCAAATATTTGGGCGAAACCTTTGATATTCACGGGGGCGGCATGGACCTTAAGTTTCCGCACCACGAATGTGAGATCGCCCAGGCCGAGGCCAGCTACGGGGTCTCGCCGGTAAACTATTGGCTGCATGCCAATATGCTGACCTTGAACGGTAAAAAAATGTCAAAGTCGACCGGCAACAACATCTATCCCAACGAGATTTTCAGTGGGCAGAACAATATTTTGAGCAAACCCTACTCGCCATCGGTAGTACGCTTTTTTATGATGCAGGCCCACTATAGTAGTATTTTGGACTTGAGCGACGAAGCTTTACAGGCATCTGAAAAGGGATACAAACGTCTGATCGAAGGCCTGGCGATGCTCGACCATCTTTCTACGGCAAACAGCTCTGGCTTTGATGTGGGCGCGTGGCGACAACAGTGCTTTGAGGCCATGAACGATGACTTTAACTCCCCTGTACTTATTGCTCATTTATTTGAAGCCGTCAAGCAAATAAATTTGGTGAAAGATGGAAAACAGACCTTGACCGCTGATGACAAGAAACTACTTAGGGAAACCCTGCACGGATTTGTCTTTGAGGTACTGGGACTCGAAAATGAGCAACAGGCAAAAGGAAATTCAGAAATATTGAACGGCGTGGTGCAATTGCTCATTGAAATGAGGAACAATGCACGCGCCAGTAAAGATTTTGCCACATCAGACCGCATTAGGGATGAGCTGGCTGCTTTGGGTGTTCAACTCAAAGATGGAAAAGAAGGCACGACCTATACCATCAACAATGGCTAA
- the yidD gene encoding membrane protein insertion efficiency factor YidD, whose amino-acid sequence MKKVLIAPFVFLVRIYQNGISPYLPATCRYQPTCSAYTIEALQKYGLFKGGWLTIKRIFSCHPWGGSGHDPVP is encoded by the coding sequence GTGAAAAAAGTACTTATAGCACCATTTGTTTTCTTGGTTCGCATATATCAAAACGGCATATCGCCGTATCTGCCGGCAACTTGCCGGTACCAGCCCACCTGTTCGGCCTATACCATCGAAGCCCTTCAAAAATATGGGCTTTTCAAAGGCGGATGGCTCACAATAAAACGAATTTTCAGCTGCCACCCTTGGGGAGGTAGCGGGCACGACCCTGTTCCCTAA
- the lgt gene encoding prolipoprotein diacylglyceryl transferase: protein MYFLGFNWNPDDILFKIGFIQIKYYNLLWILAFVVGWFIMKRIFKHENKSMQKLDSLFVYAVVSIMLGARLGHVFFYDWDYYKNHLLEILLPIRESADSSLFGLINGYEFTGFTGLASHGAAIAGIIGLWLLSRKYKDMGVLWLLDRVTITCAIGGAFVRLGNFFNSEINGKPVDESFFLATRFIRDSDDMPAYKAMGLTNENTPSAAYKAIENNPQFASVLESIPFRHPVQLYEAFGYLLVFVLMYYWLYWRTDKKDKPGFLFGFWLVGVWAIRFVLEFYKKSQGGFEDALGTFTTGQWLSIPFVLLGFYLMFRQTSTGGRT, encoded by the coding sequence ATGTATTTTTTAGGTTTTAATTGGAATCCTGATGATATTCTCTTCAAAATAGGATTTATCCAAATCAAATACTACAACCTCTTATGGATATTGGCCTTTGTCGTAGGCTGGTTCATCATGAAACGTATTTTCAAGCATGAGAACAAGTCAATGCAAAAACTTGACTCGCTCTTCGTTTATGCCGTGGTCTCGATTATGCTCGGTGCCAGGCTGGGCCATGTCTTTTTTTACGATTGGGATTACTATAAAAACCATCTGCTCGAAATTTTACTGCCCATTCGGGAGAGTGCCGACAGTTCGTTGTTCGGGCTCATCAATGGATATGAATTTACAGGCTTCACGGGCCTTGCAAGCCATGGTGCCGCCATAGCGGGCATCATCGGGTTGTGGCTACTGTCGCGAAAATATAAAGATATGGGCGTGCTGTGGTTGCTCGATCGCGTCACCATTACCTGCGCCATTGGTGGGGCCTTTGTGCGCTTGGGCAACTTTTTCAATTCTGAGATCAACGGAAAACCGGTAGACGAGTCCTTTTTCTTGGCCACCCGTTTTATACGGGATTCTGATGATATGCCCGCCTACAAGGCAATGGGTCTAACCAACGAAAACACCCCCAGTGCCGCGTACAAGGCAATAGAGAACAATCCGCAATTCGCCAGCGTGTTGGAAAGCATACCGTTTCGCCATCCTGTACAGCTATATGAAGCCTTTGGGTATTTATTGGTATTTGTGTTGATGTACTATTGGCTGTACTGGCGCACCGACAAAAAAGACAAGCCCGGATTTTTGTTCGGCTTTTGGCTGGTGGGTGTCTGGGCCATTCGCTTTGTGCTCGAGTTCTACAAAAAGAGCCAAGGCGGCTTTGAAGACGCATTGGGCACGTTTACCACAGGCCAGTGGTTGAGCATACCCTTTGTTCTGCTCGGATTTTATCTAATGTTCAGACAGACCTCAACTGGTGGTAGAACATAA
- a CDS encoding DUF192 domain-containing protein, translated as MRNVFCMILLFGLVFSCKERAKTEIKTETVAFAKEGELHIFRPGDDSLLATLDIEFAETEYETQTGLMYRQSMEDNQGMLFIFPNVAMHSFYMKNTEFPLDIVFIDENQKIVTIQKDAQPLDEKSISSVVPVKYVLEINAGLSEKWQLQVGDSIAYVKS; from the coding sequence ATGAGAAATGTTTTCTGTATGATCCTGCTATTTGGATTGGTATTTTCCTGTAAGGAAAGAGCAAAGACCGAAATCAAGACCGAAACCGTCGCCTTTGCCAAAGAAGGTGAGCTACATATTTTCAGACCGGGTGACGACTCCCTTTTGGCCACTTTGGATATTGAATTTGCCGAAACAGAATATGAAACCCAGACAGGTCTCATGTACCGTCAATCAATGGAAGACAACCAAGGCATGCTCTTTATATTTCCCAATGTGGCCATGCACTCTTTCTACATGAAGAATACCGAATTTCCGCTGGATATTGTTTTTATTGATGAAAATCAAAAGATTGTCACCATCCAAAAAGATGCCCAGCCCTTGGATGAAAAAAGTATTTCATCGGTCGTTCCTGTCAAGTATGTGCTCGAAATCAACGCGGGCCTTTCAGAGAAATGGCAATTGCAAGTGGGCGACAGCATCGCCTATGTAAAAAGTTGA
- a CDS encoding GNAT family N-acetyltransferase, producing MVNYLLVNQETERLRFRKFTPKDFGLWLPFYDNSLSTKYWEGLPNDPKTACQEQFDRIFERYRKNLGGMNALIHKETKDLVGMCGLLVQTVDGTEELEIGYSILPKYWRNGYAFEAARKCKEHAFSNNLADSLISIIHIDNLPSQKVALKNGMKLSKTTFYKNNPVHIFRVFQKEG from the coding sequence ATGGTAAACTATTTACTTGTAAATCAAGAAACCGAAAGGTTGCGGTTTAGAAAGTTCACGCCGAAAGATTTTGGCTTATGGCTTCCTTTTTACGATAATTCTCTATCGACCAAATACTGGGAAGGACTACCAAATGACCCAAAAACCGCTTGCCAAGAACAGTTTGACAGAATATTTGAGAGGTATCGCAAAAATCTTGGTGGTATGAATGCCCTCATCCATAAAGAAACCAAAGATTTGGTCGGAATGTGCGGATTGCTGGTACAGACAGTCGACGGAACGGAGGAACTGGAAATAGGGTATTCGATACTTCCGAAATATTGGAGAAACGGCTATGCTTTTGAAGCGGCCCGAAAATGTAAAGAACATGCCTTTTCAAATAACCTTGCCGACTCTTTGATATCCATCATCCATATCGATAACCTTCCCTCTCAAAAAGTGGCCTTGAAAAATGGCATGAAGCTGAGCAAAACAACGTTCTACAAAAACAATCCGGTCCACATTTTCAGGGTATTCCAAAAAGAGGGCTAA
- a CDS encoding ATP-binding cassette domain-containing protein has product MYFWAKLPQVQHYAILTDNRSNQGQLVQDLMAGKPISGLEALAKKKGALFSRSEIQRYMGEEERHDIKVLGQQSGQPLKTMSSGEQKKALLNHLLKRLPDYLVLVNPFDNLDSRAQDELKERLGAVSKKVALVQVVNRLDDILPFTIHFARLKGNELIFYDNVQRFRAENQCVAGHFQATIPPPLHPVKNKNEVLVQFSNVSVSFGEKPVLKNIDWTIKKGEFWQLIGPNGSGKTTLLTMITGDSHKGYGQNLTIFGHKKGSGESVWDLKQHIGYFTPSMTDRFRGYHTLENMLISGLHDSVGLYVIPSDAEKRLANQWLNVLGLDDKSQTYFHELSSGQQRLVMTARAMIKHPLLLILDEPTAGLDDQGADLFVSLVNKIAAESSSAILYVSHRKESGLKPQKVFELQMTTKGSLGKNIEVCK; this is encoded by the coding sequence GTGTACTTTTGGGCAAAGCTCCCACAAGTGCAGCACTATGCCATTCTTACCGACAACCGATCAAACCAGGGACAACTGGTACAAGACCTGATGGCCGGCAAGCCCATATCGGGCCTTGAGGCATTGGCGAAAAAAAAGGGAGCTCTTTTTTCACGTTCAGAAATCCAACGATATATGGGTGAGGAAGAACGCCACGATATAAAAGTACTGGGGCAACAAAGCGGCCAACCGCTGAAGACCATGAGCAGCGGTGAGCAAAAAAAGGCACTACTTAACCATCTTTTAAAACGGTTGCCCGATTATTTGGTATTGGTAAACCCATTTGACAATCTCGATAGCCGTGCCCAAGATGAACTTAAAGAAAGATTGGGCGCGGTTTCAAAAAAAGTGGCTCTTGTACAGGTGGTGAACCGCCTAGACGATATACTTCCTTTTACCATCCACTTCGCGCGTCTCAAGGGCAACGAACTTATCTTTTATGACAATGTGCAGCGTTTCAGGGCCGAAAACCAATGTGTTGCGGGGCATTTTCAAGCCACCATTCCCCCGCCCCTCCATCCTGTAAAAAATAAAAATGAGGTATTGGTGCAGTTCAGCAATGTTTCTGTTTCATTCGGTGAAAAACCAGTTTTGAAGAATATCGACTGGACCATCAAAAAAGGTGAATTCTGGCAACTCATAGGACCCAACGGAAGTGGCAAGACGACCCTCTTGACCATGATTACTGGCGATAGCCACAAGGGCTATGGCCAAAACCTGACCATTTTTGGGCACAAAAAAGGAAGCGGTGAGAGCGTATGGGACCTGAAGCAGCATATTGGTTATTTTACCCCTTCGATGACCGATCGTTTTCGGGGTTACCACACCTTGGAAAATATGCTGATATCGGGGCTCCACGATTCTGTAGGGCTCTATGTGATACCCAGCGATGCCGAAAAGCGCTTGGCAAACCAATGGCTGAATGTTTTGGGGCTGGACGACAAAAGCCAGACCTACTTCCATGAATTAAGCAGCGGCCAACAACGACTGGTTATGACGGCCAGGGCAATGATCAAACATCCGCTACTCTTGATCTTGGATGAACCCACGGCAGGGCTCGACGATCAAGGAGCCGACCTTTTTGTTTCGCTGGTCAACAAAATCGCAGCCGAAAGCAGCTCTGCCATTTTATACGTTTCTCATAGAAAAGAATCGGGCCTTAAGCCTCAAAAAGTATTTGAGCTGCAAATGACAACAAAAGGTTCTTTAGGAAAAAACATTGAGGTTTGTAAATAG
- the secDF gene encoding protein translocase subunit SecDF produces the protein MQNKGLIKLFALLFGLVSIYQLSFTFITSKVEKDAETYAASRISETEEDYVAKREALEASYLDSIGSKPILGYTTYDDAKKKELNKGLDLKGGINVTLQISVKDILKGLANNTKNPVFNRALAMADEASKNSDETYLELFFEAFDQIKGDTKLASPDIFANKGLSDEINFQMTDDEVKPIIRRKIDESIVSAFEVLRERIDGFGVTQPNIQREGTSGRIVVELPGARDIERARDLLSSTAQLEFWETYEQNNPYIGQFFVNANERLREILEPEEQARDSLSKPESEIDSLLSDVAQDSLDLTAEANPLLGKLIPASPGSHAIARVAISDTAEVGSYLRMPEIRRLLPAEVQFTKFAWERPPKDAEVVELYALKSNRDGVPRISGDVVSDAQATFDQFNKPAVSMTMNTRGAKEWERLTGDAYNNQTGIAIVLDNKVYTAPGVSSGPISGGRSEITGTFTVNETKDIANVLRAGKLPASAEIIDSFVVGPSLGQEAIDSGFMSFLIAMVFVLLWMIFYYGKAGFFADVALIFNILLIFGVLTSLGAVLTLPGIAGIVLTIGMSVDANVLIFERVREELARGKGKAQAVADGFNNALSSILDANITTGLTAIILFIFGSGPIKGFATTLLIGIVTSLFTAIFITRLLVDWYISKKGRNLDFATGITKNLFKNMGINFLSKRKIAYVISIVLVALSIFSLITKGLQEGVDFVGGRNYQIRFERPVSASEISAELSQTLGSASAKTFGEANQIMVTTNYKVDVQGNEVDDEILEILYNTLQKYFPEGTTFEDFKPGGTNDNIGVLKYRKVGPTIADDIKKNAFLAIIGSLAVVFLYILLRFRKWQFSLGAVTAVFHDVLIVLGIFSMTAAIMPFNMEIDQAFIAAILTVIGYSLNDTVVVFDRIREVVGLKGWKNGEHINQALNSTLSRTLNTSLTTLVVLLAIFVFGGETLRGFMFAMIVGVIVGTYSSVFIATPVMFDSLKKKITSGNQ, from the coding sequence ATGCAAAACAAAGGACTCATTAAGCTTTTTGCGCTCCTTTTCGGTTTGGTGAGCATCTACCAGCTATCGTTCACATTTATTACGAGCAAGGTTGAGAAAGATGCTGAGACCTATGCCGCAAGCCGAATTTCAGAAACTGAAGAAGATTATGTGGCAAAGCGCGAAGCTCTTGAGGCGTCGTATCTTGATTCGATTGGAAGCAAGCCGATTTTGGGCTACACCACGTATGATGATGCCAAAAAGAAAGAACTCAATAAAGGTCTTGACCTCAAAGGGGGTATCAACGTAACCTTGCAGATTTCGGTCAAGGATATTCTCAAAGGTCTGGCCAATAATACCAAGAATCCTGTTTTTAACAGGGCTTTGGCGATGGCTGATGAAGCTTCAAAGAATAGTGACGAAACATATTTGGAGCTATTTTTCGAAGCATTTGACCAAATCAAAGGCGACACCAAATTGGCCTCACCCGACATTTTTGCCAATAAGGGATTAAGCGATGAGATTAATTTTCAAATGACCGATGATGAGGTAAAACCCATTATCCGCAGAAAGATAGATGAGTCCATTGTTTCGGCTTTCGAGGTACTTCGTGAGCGTATTGACGGTTTTGGGGTTACCCAGCCCAACATACAACGTGAGGGTACTTCGGGCCGTATCGTTGTTGAGCTTCCAGGAGCCAGAGACATTGAGCGGGCTCGAGACCTGTTGTCCAGTACCGCCCAACTTGAGTTCTGGGAAACTTATGAACAGAACAATCCGTATATAGGTCAGTTTTTTGTGAACGCCAACGAGCGTTTACGTGAGATTTTGGAGCCTGAAGAGCAAGCCCGGGATTCCCTGTCAAAGCCAGAGTCTGAAATCGATTCATTGCTTTCAGATGTGGCCCAAGATTCATTGGATCTGACCGCAGAGGCAAATCCATTGTTGGGCAAATTGATTCCGGCTAGTCCGGGAAGCCACGCCATTGCCAGGGTAGCCATTTCTGATACAGCCGAGGTTGGTTCGTATTTGCGAATGCCGGAGATTAGAAGGTTGTTACCAGCAGAGGTGCAGTTTACCAAGTTTGCTTGGGAGCGCCCACCAAAAGATGCCGAAGTAGTTGAACTTTATGCATTGAAATCTAACCGTGACGGTGTACCAAGAATCAGTGGTGATGTGGTTTCCGATGCTCAGGCAACCTTTGACCAATTCAACAAGCCCGCCGTAAGCATGACCATGAATACCCGCGGCGCCAAAGAGTGGGAGCGACTTACAGGCGATGCATACAACAACCAAACAGGTATTGCCATAGTGCTTGACAACAAGGTGTATACGGCGCCCGGAGTTTCATCCGGACCCATTTCAGGGGGCAGGTCTGAGATTACTGGAACGTTTACGGTGAATGAAACCAAAGATATAGCCAACGTGTTGCGGGCGGGTAAATTGCCAGCTTCTGCTGAAATCATCGATTCTTTTGTGGTTGGCCCTTCACTTGGTCAAGAAGCCATAGATAGTGGCTTCATGTCGTTTTTGATTGCCATGGTATTTGTGTTGCTGTGGATGATTTTTTACTATGGAAAGGCTGGTTTCTTTGCCGATGTGGCGCTGATATTTAACATCCTTTTGATTTTTGGGGTATTGACCAGCCTAGGAGCCGTTTTGACCTTGCCGGGTATTGCCGGTATCGTTTTAACGATTGGTATGTCGGTAGATGCGAACGTACTTATTTTTGAACGTGTAAGGGAAGAACTGGCCCGAGGCAAAGGCAAGGCTCAGGCAGTTGCAGATGGTTTTAACAATGCGCTCTCCTCTATATTGGATGCCAATATTACCACAGGTCTTACCGCAATCATTCTTTTTATATTTGGTTCTGGACCAATCAAAGGTTTTGCCACAACACTTTTGATAGGGATTGTAACCTCATTGTTTACCGCAATCTTTATTACACGGCTGTTGGTTGACTGGTATATTTCGAAGAAAGGTAGAAACCTTGATTTCGCAACCGGTATCACCAAAAACCTGTTCAAGAATATGGGCATCAATTTTTTGAGCAAAAGAAAGATTGCATATGTTATATCTATTGTTCTGGTAGCTTTAAGTATATTTTCGTTGATTACCAAGGGTTTACAAGAAGGGGTTGACTTTGTTGGGGGAAGAAATTACCAAATAAGATTCGAGCGACCGGTCAGCGCCTCTGAAATAAGTGCTGAACTTTCGCAAACCCTCGGTAGTGCAAGTGCCAAGACATTTGGTGAGGCCAATCAGATTATGGTAACCACAAATTACAAAGTAGATGTTCAGGGAAATGAAGTGGATGATGAAATATTAGAAATATTGTACAATACTTTACAGAAGTATTTCCCAGAAGGAACCACGTTTGAAGATTTTAAACCAGGAGGCACAAACGACAACATAGGTGTATTGAAATATAGAAAGGTGGGCCCTACGATTGCAGATGACATTAAAAAGAATGCCTTCTTGGCCATTATTGGTTCATTGGCAGTTGTGTTCCTATATATTTTACTGCGATTCAGAAAGTGGCAGTTTTCATTGGGTGCCGTTACAGCGGTCTTCCACGATGTATTAATTGTATTGGGTATTTTTTCAATGACGGCGGCCATAATGCCTTTCAACATGGAAATCGACCAGGCGTTTATAGCTGCTATTCTGACTGTTATTGGTTACTCGTTGAATGATACCGTGGTCGTTTTCGACCGTATTCGAGAGGTTGTGGGCTTGAAAGGTTGGAAGAATGGTGAACATATCAACCAAGCATTGAACAGCACTTTGAGTCGAACTTTGAATACCTCGCTGACCACGTTGGTCGTGCTCTTGGCCATTTTTGTTTTTGGCGGTGAGACCTTGCGTGGGTTCATGTTCGCGATGATTGTTGGGGTAATAGTGGGTACCTACTCATCGGTGTTCATTGCAACACCGGTCATGTTCGATTCCCTTAAGAAGAAAATAACCTCTGGTAACCAATAA
- the mdh gene encoding malate dehydrogenase, with product MKITVVGAGAVGASCAEYIAIKNFASEVVLLDIKEGYAEGKAMDLMQTASLNGFDTKITGSTNDYAKTADSDIVVITSGIPRKPGMTREELIGINAGIVKSVSSSLLQHSPNAIVIVVSNPMDTMTYLVHKTTSLSKNRIIGMGGALDSARFKYRLAEVLKAPISDVDGMVIGGHSDTGMVPLIGHATRNSVKVSEFLTQEQMDYVVEETKVGGATLTKLLGTSAWYAPGAAVSSLVHAIACDQKKMFPCSTFLEGEYGLNDICIGVPVILGKNGIEEIVEIELSEAEKAKMQESTEGVRKTNGLLEV from the coding sequence ACTGTAGTAGGCGCCGGAGCAGTAGGGGCAAGCTGTGCCGAGTATATCGCCATCAAAAATTTCGCATCTGAGGTAGTATTGTTGGATATCAAGGAAGGTTATGCCGAGGGCAAGGCCATGGATTTGATGCAGACGGCCTCCTTGAACGGCTTCGACACCAAGATTACCGGAAGCACCAACGATTACGCAAAGACTGCCGACAGTGATATAGTGGTCATCACCTCAGGTATTCCAAGAAAACCCGGTATGACCCGTGAAGAATTGATCGGCATCAATGCCGGTATTGTTAAATCTGTTTCTTCAAGCCTATTGCAGCATTCACCCAACGCCATTGTGATCGTGGTAAGTAACCCAATGGATACCATGACGTATTTGGTACACAAGACCACCAGTCTGTCCAAAAACAGGATCATAGGTATGGGTGGTGCCCTTGACAGCGCACGTTTCAAATACCGATTGGCCGAGGTGTTGAAAGCACCGATTTCTGATGTTGACGGTATGGTGATCGGAGGGCATAGCGATACCGGTATGGTACCGCTGATAGGGCATGCAACCCGAAACAGTGTAAAAGTCTCAGAGTTTCTTACCCAAGAACAAATGGATTATGTTGTTGAAGAAACCAAGGTCGGGGGCGCCACATTGACCAAATTGTTGGGTACCAGTGCATGGTACGCGCCGGGTGCAGCCGTCTCAAGTCTGGTACATGCCATTGCGTGTGATCAAAAAAAGATGTTCCCCTGTTCAACTTTCTTGGAAGGGGAGTATGGGTTAAATGATATCTGTATCGGTGTACCAGTCATTTTGGGCAAAAACGGTATTGAAGAAATTGTGGAAATTGAACTGTCAGAGGCTGAAAAGGCCAAAATGCAAGAAAGCACCGAAGGGGTAAGAAAGACCAACGGGCTTCTTGAGGTGTAG